The following is a genomic window from Mycobacterium parmense.
GGTGGCCCTGCTGGAGATCAATCGCCCGAAGTCGAAGAACAGCCTCAACGACGAGCTGTTGGGCGCGATGGGGGCCGAGCTGGCGGCGTTGCGGTCCGACACGGCCGTGTTGGCCGTGGTCATCGCGGGCGCCCACGGCATGTTCTGCGCCGGCGCCGACATCACGGCGTTCGACGAGATCCGGGCCCGGCCACTGGTCACCGGAGAGTCCAATGAGAGCTTCTGGTCGATACTGGCTGCGTTTCCGAAGCCGGTCATCGCCGCGGTCGAGACATACGCACTCGGGGGCGGCTGTGAGCTGGCGTTGGCCTGCGACATTGTCATCGCCGGCGAGTCGGGCCAATTCGGACTTCCCGAGGTGAAGATCGGCGCAATCCCTGGCGCTGGCGGAACTCAACGCCTCATTCGGGCGATCGGCAAATCCAAGGCTATGGCAATGCTTTTGACGGGCGATTCCATCAAGGCCCAGGAGGCGTGCGATGCAGGGTTGGTAGCCGAAGTCGTCGCCGACGGCGAGGCCGTGCCACGGGCGCTGGCGATGGCGCAACGGATCGCGACGAACTCCCCGCTAGCGGTGGCGCTGGCCAAGGATGCCGCTGTGCACGCGTTTCAGACATCACTGACGCAGGGACTCGAACACGAGAAACGGAATTTCTACGTGGCGGTGCATTCCGCCGACAGTCACGAGGGCCAGGCGGCATTCCTCGCCAAGCGCGCGCCCCAGTTCACCGGAAAGTAGGTAAAGCATGCCCGGACTCTTATTCCCGGACTACGTCGTTCCGTGGGAGACCGAGGATCAAAAACTCCTGCGCAAGCACGCCGCCGAGTTCTTCCGCAAGGAAGCGACTCCCAACCAAGCCAGGTGGGCGAAACAGCAGAAGGTGGACCGAGAATTTTGGAACAAAGCCGGCGCTGCCGGGCTTTTGGGCCTCGACCTGCCCGAGCAATACGGCGGTGGTGGCGGCAGTTTCGGTCACGAGGCGGTGGTGATGCAGGAGCGCGCCTACGCGCACGACACCGCGTTCGGTTTCTCCGTGCATTCGACGCTGGCTTCCCACTACATCGCCGAGTATGCCTCCGAGGAGCAGAAGAAGCGCTGGATCCCGAAGATGGTCAGCGGGGAGATGGTGATCGCCGTCGCGATGACCGAACCGGGCACCGGGTCAGACCTGCAGTCGATTCGCACCACCGCGGTTCGCGACGGCGACGAGTACGTCATCAACGGCTCGAAGACCTTCATCTCCAACGGTTCCCACTGCGACCTGGTGGTGATCGTGGCCAAAACTGAGTCCGGACTGTCGCTGATGGTGGCCGAAACCGAAGGGCTGGCGGGTTTCCAGCGCGGCCGGGTTCTGGAGAAGGTCGGCCAGCACGGCCAGGACACCCGGGAGCTTGCGTTCACCGACATGCGGGTGCCGGCCGCAAACCTGCTCGGCGGCGTTGAGGGCAAGGGCTTCGCCCAGTTGATGGAGCAACTTCCGCGCGAGCGGTTGACCATCGGGGTCGAGGCGATCGCGATGGCGGAGGCGGCGGTAGTAGAGACGATCCGTTATGTCAAGGAGCGCACCGCGTTCGGCAAGCCCCTCCTCGCCTTCCAGAACACCAAGTTCGTGCTGGCCGAATGCAAGGCGGAGGTGCTGGCCGGCAAGGCGCTGATCGACTACTGCACCGGCCGGTACCTCGACGGAAAACTCGATGCCGCAACCGCATCGATAGCCAAGATGTGGGGATCTGACAAACAAGTAGAGGTCACTGACAAGTGCCTGCAGCTTTTCGGTGGATACGGCTACATGATGGAATACCCGATCGCGCAGATGTATGCGGCGGCTCGGGTGCAGAAGATCTACGGCGGCACCAACGAGATCATGAAGGTGCTGATCGCGCGAAGCCTGTAGACAGACACACAAAAGGAGCAGCCGAATGGACATCGCAGCTAGCAGCGCGGTCGTCACCGGTGGCGCGTCCGGGCTCGGTTTGGCGACGGTGGAGACGCTGGCGCGGTCCGGAGCGCGGGTGGTCGCCGTCGACCTGCCCAATGCAAACACGGACGCGCTAAGCCTCCTCGGCGACACCGTCCGGTTCGCGCCCGCCGACGTCACCGACGAGGATGCAGTGACCAGGGCCATCGAGATCGCCAACGCGGACAAGACATTGCGTATCATCGTCAACTGCGCCGGCGTCAGCGATGGCACCAAGACCGTCAGCAAGAAGGGCCCTTTCCCGCTCGACGCGTTCGAGAAAGTAATCAAGATCAACCTGATCGGGACCTTCAACGTCGTGCGCCTGGGCGCATACGCAATGTCGCAGAACGACCCCGTCGGCGGCGAGCGTGGCGTGATCGTCAACACTTCCTCCGGCGCGGCCTTCGACGGCCAGATCGGGCAGGCGGCCTACTCCGCTTCCAAGGGAGGTGTGATGGCGGCGACGCTGCCGATCGCGCGTGATCTGTCGTCGTACTTGATCCGGGTCAACACGATCGCTCCGGGGCTGTTCGAAACCCCGCTTCTCAACTCACTTCCAGAGGCTGCGCTAACCGCTCTCAAGGCGCTGACGTTGCACCCAAACCGACTCGGTGATCCTGCCGAGTACGCACACCTGGTCGTAGCCATCGTTGAGAATCCGATGCTCAACGGCGAGACGATCCGTCTCGATGGCGCAGTACGGATGCCTCCGAGGTGATGTCCGGCCGTCAGAGTTGCTGATTGGATCCCACAACTCCAGGAGAGAATCAACGTGCAGGACAGTGTCCGCGTCGTCGTCGACCATGTGAACGAACACGGAAAATCGCGGCTGAGCGAGCGGCGGGTGGTGGCATCGGTGGGCCAGGCACTGCGTTGCAAGATGCGCAACGAGCGTGAACGCAGTTTCGTCTTCGTCACTCCGAGTCGGAGTCGGAGAGAGAGAGGCTTAGTCACGTTAGCCAACAGTCGACGAGTTCCTGAGCCCACGGGTATCGCCCGTTAGCCCTTTCAACGCCTGGAACAGCCGTTGTTGGCGTGTCCCTCCATCAAAACTCTCTGATGAACCGGCATCATTCTTGCTGACTGAATAGTTGATCAGATGATGTTTCTTCACTTTAGGTGAAGTCGAGGAGGCGTGGGTTGGCTCTGGCTGTGGTCCGCGATCTGCGGGAACATCGAGTACCGGCGAGCGAGGAGGAGCTTGCCGACTTCGAGACCGATGTGTTGGCCGGGTTCGTGCTGGCACGGGCGTCGGCCGGATTGGTCGACAGCACGATCCGCAACGACATCAACCACCTCGAGCTGATCCACGACTGGTTCGGCCGGCCGCTGTGGGAGATGCGGCCCGCCGATGTCGACGTCTATTTCGGCAAGGTGCTGCGCGACGCCAACCCCTCGACTCGCACCGGGCGGGCGGCGGCACTGACCGTGTACTTCCAGTTCTTGGAGCTTCGGCACAAGATCGACCTGCACAACATGACAGGTCGGGTCGTCGAGTGCCCGCTGGACGAGATCAACCGGCCGCGAGCCTCGGTCGATCCGCAGCTGCGTATCCCTCCGACCGCCGACGAGGTGGAGCAGCTGTTCGCCGGGTGGCGCCAGGAACTGGCTGGATTCAATCGGTCGTTGCAACACCTCGATTCCTCGGAGGTGTGTGGTGGCGTATGGGAAGCGGCAGTTGGAGGTTCGTGCGTATCGGGGGCAGATGCCCTCCCCGGGGCGGCCGTCGGTGGCCTGGCGGCAGGACAGGGTCCGGTTCTGGGCGGGGATCGCTGCCGGAGCGATGACCGAGGACGCCGCTACCGAAGCGGGCGTGTCTTCGCCGGTCGGGTTCCGCTGGTTCCGCCATGCTGGCGGCGTGAATCCACGCTTGCCAGAAACTGTTTCGGGCTGCTACCTATCCTCGAATGAGCGCGAAGACATCGCTTTATGGCGTGCCCATGGTGCCGGAGTGCGCGAGATAGCCAGGAGGCTGCGCAGGGCGCCGTCGACCATCTCGCGTGAGCTGCGCCGTAACGCCTCGACGCGCACGTATCGGCTCGACTACAAGGCCTCGGTCGCGCAGTGGCATGCCGAAAGGCGGGCGAGGCGCCCGAAGACGGCCAAGCTGGTCGGCAACGACCGGCTGCGCCAGTACGTCCAGGACAAGCTCTCCGGTGTCGTTCGTGGCGCTTACGGGCAGATCATGGCTGGTCCGGCCGCGACGCCGTGGAAGGGACGCAACAAGCCGCACCGAGGGGATCGGGCCTGGGTGACAGCATGGAGTCCTGAGCAGATCGCCCATCGGATCAAGCTTGACTTCCCTGATGATGAATCCATGCGGATCAGCCACGAGGCCATCTACCAAGCGCTCTACGTGCAAAGCCGCGGTGCGCTCAAGCGGGACTTAATCACCTGCCTGCGCCGGGGTCGGGCATTGCGGGTGCCGCGGGCACGGTCTCGGCAGAAAGCGTGGGCGCACGTCACGCCGGAGACGTTGATCAGCGCTCGGCCGCCGGAGGTCGCTGATCGCGCGGTCCCGGGACACTGGGAGGGAGATCTGCTGATCGGGTTGCAGCGCAGCGCGATCGGCACGCTGGTCGAGCGCAGCAGTCGGTTCACGATGTTGATCCATCTTCCGCGGGAGGCCGGATACGGGCTGATTCCGCGGACCAAGAACGGGCCGGCTCTGGCCGGCTACGGCGCCCTCACGATGGCCAACGCCCTAGCGCAGACGATCACCTCGCTGCCCGAGGAACTGCGCCGGTCGCTGACCTGGGACCGGGGAAAGGAACTGTCGGCGCATGCCCAGTTCTCGATCGCCTCCGGGGTCAAGGTGTACTTCGCCGACCCGAAGAGTCCGTGGCAGCGTGGCACGAATGAGAACACCAATGGCCTGTTGCGCCAATGCTTTCCGAAGGGCACCGACCTATCCCGGTGGAACGCCGACGACATCGCGGCGATCGCTCACACCCTCAACACCCGACCACGCAAGACCCTCGGATGGCGCACCCCGGCCGAAGCGTTCAACGAACACCTACACTCACTTCAGCAAGCCGGTGTTGCAACGACCGATTGAATCCAGCCTGGTCACCTGCCGCAAGTTCGCCCCGGCCGCCCGCAACTACGCGGTCGCCCGGCTGGCGGCCGACGTGGGACTGCGCATCAACGAGGCGCGGATGCTCGACCTCGACGATGTGCGGTGGGAGCTGGGGCGGTTCGGCAAGCTGAACGTCCGTCACGGCAAGGGATCACGCCGCAAAGGCCCCAAACCGCGACTGGTGCCGCTGATCAACGGCGCCGACCGCAGCCTGAGATGGTTCATCGAAGACGTGCTTGGACTGTTCGATATCGACCCGAATAGCCATGCCGCGCCACTGTTTCCGTCCGAACGCAAGAACATCGACGGGACGTGCATGCGCGCGACAGCTGACGTCTATCGCCGATCGTTGGCGGAGGCGGCGGACCGGCATCTGCCTGCGTGGTCGGGGAAGCTGACCCCGCATGTGCTGCGGCACTTCTGCGCGTCCCAGCTTTACCTCGGCGGAATGAACCTGTTCGCCATCCAGGAATTATGTGGTCACGCCTGGACGGCCACGACGGCTCGATATATCCACGTCCACGCCACCCACGTCGAAGATGCCTGGGTCACAGCACAACGTAACAACACGAAGTAACTGCACCTACGAACTTAAGGATTGGCTCAATGAAGTGGAATCTACGCCTGACCGCGGCCAACCGCGGCATTTGGAAGGCCAGCGAACTCCAACGGATGCTGGCCGAGCGCGGCCTGGTGATCAGCGCCGGCAAGATGTCGGGCTTGTGGTCGGGCAACCCCAACGCCATCAAGCTCCACGATCTCGATGTATTCTGCGCCGTGCTCGACTGCGCCATCGACGAACTGCTGATCCCCGAGCCCGAAACCGTGGCCGCACCCACGCCGAAGGGTAGCGAGGAGGCCGCCGCTGCGGCCGGTGAGGCACGTCCCGTCACCCCGCGCGCTCGGACGGGAAGGTCGCTGCCGCCGCGATGAATTGCCTGCAATGCGGAGCCGAACTGCCAGCCAACGGTCGCCGCGACCAAAAATACTGCGGCAGAAGCTGTTCAAAAAAAGCGCACTACTATCGCGGAAAGGCGGGACTGCCTGCTCGCCCGCCCCGGCGGCATCCAGCCTTGGAATCCGACGACCCCGTGCTCGTGGCCGCTGCGGTATACGCCCGGGAACGCGCTGCCGCCCACGATTGGTGCGGTGAGACCACAAACCGATGCCTCGACGCCCTGGTCACCCTTCTGGCCGGTCGGCCCCCCGGTGATCGCGTGCCGCTCAAAGAGGTTCGAACACGGCCGCATCGGCTCGCGTCCCGTCGCAGGCTTGTCGAAATCCTCTCCCACTTCGACCTGCTGACAGACGACACCGAACCTCCGATCCGTGCCTGGATCGACCGCGTCACCGCGGAACTTCCGCCAGGGTTCGCCGAGCCGTCGCACCACTGGCTCCTTACCCTGTTGGTCGGCGGCGCACGTGCTCGCCCACGATCGCCCAGGACCCTCTACAGCTACTTCGGCGCGGTCAGGCCCCTTCTCGCGCACTGGTCCACCTCCTACGACCATCTCAGGGAGGTCACCAGGGCCGACGTCGACGCGACGCTGCGGCCGTTTCAGGGAAACCAGTGCCACAATCTGATCAAGGCGCTGCGGTCGCTGTTCCGGCACGCCAAGAAGAATGGTCTGGTCTTCAGCAACCCAACAGCGGGTTTGAAGAGCCAACCAGTAGACCAAGACCTCGTGCCCATCACCGATGATGAGGTGCGCTCGATCGAACAGCTCGCGAGCGAACCGCGTGCACGCCTAGTTGTGGCATTGAGCGTCGAACATGCCTGCCGCACAAGCGTTATACGCAAACTGGTGCTCGACGACATTGACCTGCCGAACCGGCGGATCACCCTTGCTGGACAACCAACGGCTCGGCGAGCTCACCCACAGAGCGCTGATCACATGGCTCGACCACCGCCGGGACAGATGGCCCCACACTCCGAACCGGCACGTTCTACTCACGACGAAAACTGCATTGCGCACAACGCCGGTGAGTCAAACATCGGTGAAACAATCGTTGAGCGACAATGGGTTCACGATCGAACGCATCCGTGCCGACCGAATCCTTCACGAAGCGCTGACCGCAGGCCCCGACCTGCTGCATCTGTCTCTCTCGTTTTCGGCATCTCCCACAACACCGCGCGGCGCTACACCACCGCGAGGGAGTATCCGAAATTCGGTGTAAGTGGCCCGACACGCCGGGTGTGAGCCTGGCGGGGAAGGTCCACGATGACCGAAACGATGAGGGCTGTGACAGCAACAGCCGATGTCCACGATGATGAAGTGATGGTCAGCTCTCCGACACCGGAGGAGCTGGCGACGGCCCGCGAGCTGGTGCGGGCGGCCCAGGCCCGCGGGGTGTCGTTCGCCGATACCGCTGACGGGGTGCTTAAGGCGCTGACCAAGACGGTGGTCGAGACCGCGCTGGAAGAGGAGCTCGCCGATCACCTCGGCTATGACAAGCACGATCCGGCCGGGCGGGGGGCGCCGAATTCACGCAACGGCACCCGCACCAAAACCGTGTTGACCGACACGGTCGGACCGGTCGAGATCGCCGTGCCCCGCGACCGCGGCGGCAGCTTCGAGCCCCAGATCGTCAAGAAAGCATCAACACCGGTTGACCCGGGTCGATGAGATCGTGTTGTCGTTGTATGCCAAGGGATTGACCACCGGGGAGATCGCCGCCCACTTCGACGAGCTCTACGACGCCAAGATCTCCCCGGACACCATCAGCAGGATCACCGACAAGGTCCTGGCCGACATGGCGGAGTGGACCGCGCGGCCGCTCCGTCTACGCCGCAATCTTCATCGACGCGCTGAGCGTGAAAGTGCGCGACGGTCAGGTCGCCAACCGACCGTTCTACGCCGCGATCGGGGTCGATCTGGCCGGGCACAAGGACGTGCTCGGACTGTGGGCCGGCGACGGCGCCGGGGAATCAGCCAAGTTCTGGTTCGCCGTATTGACCGACCTGCGCAACAGAGGCGTCACCGACACGTTCTTCTTGATCTGCGACGGACTTAAGGGGCTGCCCGACGTTGTCGGTGAGGTGTGGCCGGCCACCATCGTGCAGGCCTGCACCGTGCATCTGATCCGCAACAGCTTCCGCTACGTACCGCGCCAGCACTGGGACGCCCTGCGCCGCGATCTCAAACCGATCTACACCGCCCCGACAGCGGCGGCCGCAGAAGCGGCGCTCGAGGCGCTCGCCGACCGCTGGGGCAGCCGATATCCGGCCCTGATCCGACTGTGGCAGTCGTGTTGGAATGAGTTCATCCCGTTCCTGGATTACGACACCGAGATTCGGCGGGTTCTGTGTAGCACCAACGCAATTGTTATCTGGAGTCCTCCGGGCGGTGTCCTTGATGTCCGACACGAGGCGTTCAGATCCCAGGTTCTGCGTGGTGGACGTGATTATCTGCAGTCGTCCAGGAGGCAAGAACCTGCGGAGGGACGATGCAGATTGCGGTCAAGTCCAGGGACGTGGTGTACGACGTCGTCGTGTGATTCTTCGACTTGGTGGTTTAGGCGGTCAGTGCCGCCGGGGTGTCCTCCTGTTCTGTTGATGGCGTGTGGTCGGCGCGGGATTTGCTGAGGACGTCGAGGCCGAGGTAGCGGCGGGATTCGGCCCATTCGTCGTGTTGTTCGGCCAGCACCGCGCCGACGAGGCGGATTAGGGCGTTGCGGTCGGGGAAGATTCCGACGACGTCGGTGCGCCGGCGGATTTCCTTGTTGAGTCGTTCTTGTGGGTTGTTGGACCAGATCTGCCGCCAAATTTGTTTGGGGAAGGCGGTGAAGGCGAGCAGGTCGGCGCGGGCGTCTTCGAGGTGGTCGGCGACCTTGGGGAGCTTGTCGGCCAGTGCGTCGATGATGCGGTCATATTGGGCTGCAACGGAACCGGCGTCAGGTTGATCGAAGACCGAATGCAGTAGTGTGCGTACCCACGGCCACGATGATTTCGGAGTGATGGCCATCAGGTTGGTGGCGTAGTGGGTGCGACACCGTTGCCACGATGCCCCAGGCAGGGTGGCGCCGATCGCGGCCACCAGACCGGCGTGGGCGTCGGAAGTGACCAGACGGACCCCTGATAGGCCGCGGGCGGTCAGCGACCGCAGGAAGGTCAGCCAGCCGGCCCCGTCCTCGGCGGTGGTGACGTCGATGCCCAGGATTTCGCGGTAGCCCTCGGCGTTGACCCCGGTGGCGATCAGCGCGTGCACGTTGACCACCCGGCCTGCTTCGCGAACCTTGAGCACCAGGGCGTCAGCAGCCATGAACGTGTACGGGCCTGCATCCAGTGGCCGGGTCCGGAACGCCTCGACCGCGGCGTCGAGCTCTTTGGCCATCACGCTGACCTGGGACTTCGACAAGCTGGTGATGCCCAGAGTCTCGACGAGTTTGTCCATCCGCCGCGTCGAAACGCCCAGCAGGTAGCAGGTAGCCACCACCGTGGTCAGGGCCCGCTCGGCGCGTTTGCGCCGTTCCAGCAGCCAGTCCGGGAAGTACGAACCTTGCCTTAGCTTGGGAATCGCCAGATCCAATGTGCCTGCGCGGGTGTCAAACTCGCGGTGCCGATACCCGTTGCGGGAATTGGTGCGCTCGCTGCTGCGCTGGCCGTAGCCGGCACCGCACACCGCGTCGGCTTCGGCGCCCATCAGGGCGTGAATGAAGGCGGCCAACAACTCGCGCAGCACATCAGGGTGCGTGGTGGTGAGTCGTTCGGCCAGCACGGCAGACAGGTCGATATCGTGGGCAATGGTCATCGCGTTGATTCCTTTGCTCGAGTGACTTTGGTCGGTCCCTCGAAGAATCACGCGATGACCTTCATTCATCCGGCTACGACACGCCGGTCATCACCGGCTCGTACACCACTCTGCTGGACGCAACTCAGATTGCACGAGTTATCTCGCCGGTCTCGTTGCGTGAGTCGTGGACCGTTCTCGGCGACGACGATGCTCCGGTAGCGCCGGTCGACCGGTATCTGGCGTATCTGACCGACATCGAGCGATCACCGAACACGGTCAAGGCATACGCGCACGATCTCAAGGACTGGTTCGGTTTTCTCGCCGAGCGTGGTCTGGACTGGCGGGGCGTTCGGCTCGACGATCTCGGTGAGTTCGTGGCCTGGCTGCGGCTTCCGCTGCAGGCCCGGCATGGGCAGGTCGCGGTGTTGCCGTCGGTGCCGCATCATTGCACGGAATCGACTGTAAACCGCAAACTTTCGGCCGTCGGGGCGTTTTACACCCACGCTGCACGAGATGGGGTGGATGTCGGTGAGCTGCTGACCTCGTGGCAGGTCGGCGGCGCGCGCGGCGGTTGGAAGCCGTTCCTGCACCACATCAGCAAGGGCACGCCGAGGTCGAGGCGGGTGATCGCGTTGAAGACGCCGAAGAAGCTGCCGCGGGTGCTGTCGCCGGACGAGGTGCAGGCGATCCTGGACGGCTGCGGCCGGTTGCGGGACCGATTGCTCTTCGCCGTGCTCTACGACACCGGGATGTTCTCCAGGGCTCGGCCCCCGTGCGCCAGCGTGATTCTCTGAGTTTGTGCAGCTCAGAAGCTGATGTCGGAGATGCTATCCACCGCAACAGGTGTGGTGCAAGCAGACTCGCGCGTGTCATCGCAGCCGGGTTGGTGTGTTGAGTCGGGCCATGAGTTCGCGGTTGGCCGCCCGGGCTGCGGCGAGGTCTTCCTCGCGTTCGTCGAGTTGTTGCTTAAGGTCGAGGTTGTGCTGCTCGAGCTGGCTGATGCGCTGGTGGAGGGCGTCGATATCGGTGCGGGCGCCGAGCCCGGACTCGCGCCACGTCTGTTCACCGAGCGCTTCGGACAGCCGCTTCTCCAGCTGCTGGATGCGCGCGCCGAGCCGGGCGGCGCGTTCGTGGGCAGCGAGCAGATCGGCCTGCAGTGAGGCTCGGGTGACCCCAGGGCCGGTGTGCTCACTCGGGACTGGATCTGCTTGCAGCGCATGGATTTTCTCGAGCAGGTCGGGGTGTCGGTAGAGGAATGTGCGGTCAACGGCGGCGGCGCGGGCGATCGCGGTGGCGCTGAGCCGGTCGCCGGCGGCGGCGGCTTGGTCGATCGCGGCCAGCACGCGCCGGCGTCGGCGCATCGAGTCGTCGCGCCGGCCGTCAAGCATCGATCGGGTGCGTGTTGTCGACGAGACGGATTGTGCGGGTGTGTGATTCGACGTGGTAGCGGTGGTGGTCATGCGGTGGCCTCCGAGGCGATGGTTGTCGGTGCGGGTGGGGTGAGGCTGGGCATGCCCAGCGGGACGGTGTGGGCCGCGCGGTGACGGCGCACGATAGCGATCGCGTCGTCGATGCGGGCTTGCTCGGTCTCGTTGAGGTCGGCGACGTCTGCTTTGATGCGGTTGATCAGCCGCCGGATGCGGGTGATCTCCTCGTCGGTGGGGGTGGCATCGGCGCGGGCCCAGTCATCGACCCCGTCGATGGTGGCGGCCAGCCGTTCCCGGGTGCGTAGCAGATCATCGAGGTAGGCCTGCAGGTCGGGCAGGAACGCGATGTTGGTGCGGAAGTGATCGCAGCCCACGCAGCGGAACCGGACCGGGCAGGCCCCGCCGCCGGCCTTGACGTTGGTGGGTTCGGTGCAGGTGCCGTAGGGGACGGCGACCTCGCCGACGGCGTGGCGGGCGCGTTCGGATTCCAGCAGCATGCGCGCGTCACGCCAGATCCGGTTGCCGTGCCGGTCGAAACTGAGCGCGGTGACGGTGTCGACGGCGTCGCGGCGACGGTCCTCGCCGATGCGGTAGTAGCGCCGGGTCATGGAATAGCTACGGTGATCGAGCAATTCGGCCAGAACGTCGATCGGCACCCCGGCATCCGCGTGACGTTGGGCATAACAATGCCGATAGGCATAGGGCGTGACCTTGGTCTTGTCGACCTCGACCCCGTCGCGGGTGCGCAACACGGGCAGGGTCGAGATCCACTCGCGGTGCCGGTTGTCGAGCGTATCGATGCTGATCGGCTTTCGCCCCTCGGGGTTGCGGCGTGGTGTGGGCAGCAGTGTCAGTTCTGCGGGCGGGGTGTGAGGAAACATCGCCCGCACCCGGTCCTGCTGAGCGGCAATGACTTTCGCGGTAGCTTCGCCGATCGGCACACGCCGTCCGAGACGGTTGGCCTTGGCGTTGTCGTAAACCAGCACCGCCGATCCGTCCTTGTCGCGGTGCAGGCAGTTCAACGGCAAGGCGAGAATGTCCTCGGGCCGGCGCCCGGTGTCGATGCCGATCTGGGTGGCGACCCGCACCTCGACGGGTTCGAGGGCATCGAGGTGGGCGCACAGGATGGCCAGGACCTCCGGTGGCAGGTCGCGGCCGGGTTCGCCGCGTTCGGGTTCGGCGGGGATATCGCCGCGCTCGATGGCGAAATCGCCGGCCAGTCCGGCGGCTGTCTGCCCCGGCCGGGTCAGGCCGAGGGCGCGGATCCCGGCCAGCACCTCGCGCATGTCACGGCAGATGCCGTTGCGCCGGTATCGGCTGATCTCGCCGACGGACTCCAGATAAGCGAGTCGGTTGAGGAAATCCTCGATGTCGCTGCGGCCCAACGCCGAAGCGACGAGTCCACCATCGGGTCTGCGGCCGAGGAACTCCGACAGCAGCCGCAGCGCGTTGATCTTGCCGCGCACTCTCGCGGCGCCGCGACCTCGGTGGCGCGGGAGTTGTTCTGCTGCCCACCGCTTGACGGACTGGGCCAGCCAGGCCTGGCCGATCCCGGTGAACGACAAAGACCCGCGATGGCCGAAGACCGCGAGATCCCATGTGTCCTTTGCCTGTTCGCTGCCGGGATCGGCCAGAGCCCGCCGGACGTGCTGGGTCAGGGCGCTCCGCAGCGACCGCACGGACTTGTTGCGGGTGATCTCGGCCCGGTCGGTGGTGAT
Proteins encoded in this region:
- a CDS encoding enoyl-CoA hydratase/isomerase family protein; this translates as MNKQILRSTRDGAVALLEINRPKSKNSLNDELLGAMGAELAALRSDTAVLAVVIAGAHGMFCAGADITAFDEIRARPLVTGESNESFWSILAAFPKPVIAAVETYALGGGCELALACDIVIAGESGQFGLPEVKIGAIPGAGGTQRLIRAIGKSKAMAMLLTGDSIKAQEACDAGLVAEVVADGEAVPRALAMAQRIATNSPLAVALAKDAAVHAFQTSLTQGLEHEKRNFYVAVHSADSHEGQAAFLAKRAPQFTGK
- a CDS encoding acyl-CoA dehydrogenase family protein, producing the protein MPGLLFPDYVVPWETEDQKLLRKHAAEFFRKEATPNQARWAKQQKVDREFWNKAGAAGLLGLDLPEQYGGGGGSFGHEAVVMQERAYAHDTAFGFSVHSTLASHYIAEYASEEQKKRWIPKMVSGEMVIAVAMTEPGTGSDLQSIRTTAVRDGDEYVINGSKTFISNGSHCDLVVIVAKTESGLSLMVAETEGLAGFQRGRVLEKVGQHGQDTRELAFTDMRVPAANLLGGVEGKGFAQLMEQLPRERLTIGVEAIAMAEAAVVETIRYVKERTAFGKPLLAFQNTKFVLAECKAEVLAGKALIDYCTGRYLDGKLDAATASIAKMWGSDKQVEVTDKCLQLFGGYGYMMEYPIAQMYAAARVQKIYGGTNEIMKVLIARSL
- a CDS encoding SDR family NAD(P)-dependent oxidoreductase, with protein sequence MDIAASSAVVTGGASGLGLATVETLARSGARVVAVDLPNANTDALSLLGDTVRFAPADVTDEDAVTRAIEIANADKTLRIIVNCAGVSDGTKTVSKKGPFPLDAFEKVIKINLIGTFNVVRLGAYAMSQNDPVGGERGVIVNTSSGAAFDGQIGQAAYSASKGGVMAATLPIARDLSSYLIRVNTIAPGLFETPLLNSLPEAALTALKALTLHPNRLGDPAEYAHLVVAIVENPMLNGETIRLDGAVRMPPR
- a CDS encoding IS30 family transposase → MPSPGRPSVAWRQDRVRFWAGIAAGAMTEDAATEAGVSSPVGFRWFRHAGGVNPRLPETVSGCYLSSNEREDIALWRAHGAGVREIARRLRRAPSTISRELRRNASTRTYRLDYKASVAQWHAERRARRPKTAKLVGNDRLRQYVQDKLSGVVRGAYGQIMAGPAATPWKGRNKPHRGDRAWVTAWSPEQIAHRIKLDFPDDESMRISHEAIYQALYVQSRGALKRDLITCLRRGRALRVPRARSRQKAWAHVTPETLISARPPEVADRAVPGHWEGDLLIGLQRSAIGTLVERSSRFTMLIHLPREAGYGLIPRTKNGPALAGYGALTMANALAQTITSLPEELRRSLTWDRGKELSAHAQFSIASGVKVYFADPKSPWQRGTNENTNGLLRQCFPKGTDLSRWNADDIAAIAHTLNTRPRKTLGWRTPAEAFNEHLHSLQQAGVATTD
- a CDS encoding helix-turn-helix domain-containing protein, giving the protein MKWNLRLTAANRGIWKASELQRMLAERGLVISAGKMSGLWSGNPNAIKLHDLDVFCAVLDCAIDELLIPEPETVAAPTPKGSEEAAAAAGEARPVTPRARTGRSLPPR
- a CDS encoding integrase, yielding MESDDPVLVAAAVYARERAAAHDWCGETTNRCLDALVTLLAGRPPGDRVPLKEVRTRPHRLASRRRLVEILSHFDLLTDDTEPPIRAWIDRVTAELPPGFAEPSHHWLLTLLVGGARARPRSPRTLYSYFGAVRPLLAHWSTSYDHLREVTRADVDATLRPFQGNQCHNLIKALRSLFRHAKKNGLVFSNPTAGLKSQPVDQDLVPITDDEVRSIEQLASEPRARLVVALSVEHACRTSVIRKLVLDDIDLPNRRITLAGQPTARRAHPQSADHMARPPPGQMAPHSEPARSTHDENCIAHNAGESNIGETIVERQWVHDRTHPCRPNPSRSADRRPRPAASVSLVFGISHNTARRYTTAREYPKFGVSGPTRRV
- a CDS encoding transposase; this encodes MTATADVHDDEVMVSSPTPEELATARELVRAAQARGVSFADTADGVLKALTKTVVETALEEELADHLGYDKHDPAGRGAPNSRNGTRTKTVLTDTVGPVEIAVPRDRGGSFEPQIVKKASTPVDPGR
- a CDS encoding IS256 family transposase, translating into MTIAHDIDLSAVLAERLTTTHPDVLRELLAAFIHALMGAEADAVCGAGYGQRSSERTNSRNGYRHREFDTRAGTLDLAIPKLRQGSYFPDWLLERRKRAERALTTVVATCYLLGVSTRRMDKLVETLGITSLSKSQVSVMAKELDAAVEAFRTRPLDAGPYTFMAADALVLKVREAGRVVNVHALIATGVNAEGYREILGIDVTTAEDGAGWLTFLRSLTARGLSGVRLVTSDAHAGLVAAIGATLPGASWQRCRTHYATNLMAITPKSSWPWVRTLLHSVFDQPDAGSVAAQYDRIIDALADKLPKVADHLEDARADLLAFTAFPKQIWRQIWSNNPQERLNKEIRRRTDVVGIFPDRNALIRLVGAVLAEQHDEWAESRRYLGLDVLSKSRADHTPSTEQEDTPAALTA